DNA from Gottschalkia purinilytica:
TAACAGTAGAAGCTACAGCAGCGGTAGCAGTAGCATCAGCTATCAATGTTGGTCAGGGAGGAATTTCATTACTTGCAGGAGATGGATGTTAATAATAAGATACTTGACAATATAGATTAATATATTTGTTAAAGATAAAAAAAGGAACTATACCTAGGTATAGTTCCTAATAAAATTTTTAAAAAAGGGAGTATGTAAAGTGTCGAGATGCTGTGGGAACTTCTGCAATTTTGGTGAAGAGGTATCATGTTGCAGGTCATGTTGTAGACAAGACTGTTGTAGAACTAGTGAAACTATATTTGAGTGTAACCCTATCACAGGAGCAATGGGTGTACCAGTCATTGCTATAGGTAGTGTGGTAACTCCTACAACAATAGGAACTATAACAGCAGATTTAAGTTGTATGTCAGTAGGCTGTGTAAATATACAGTTTACAACACTAATAACGTTTACAGGGATTATTGCTATAGGAACAGTAATAACATTTAGAGTATTTAGACGTTGTTCAAATGATTCTCAAGAAGTCGAAGTAGATTCATTACAATTAACACAGACAGTCTTAGGTGTAGTAGGAACTACAATACCAGTTAGTCATTCAGTATGTGATTGTGGTCTTTGTGCTTCACGATGTTGCACATATAGAGTAACAGTAGAAGCTACAGCAACATTAGCATTAGCATCAGGATTCAATGTTAGTGGTGGAGCTATTACACTAATAGCAGGAAGTAGATGTTAATAGAAAACTTTAGAAAAGCATCTTTAATCTAAGATCTTTGAAAATTGATAACAAGTAAAATTATGTTGAATAATCCTTATTGAAATTTTTGGAAAAGAAAAATAGAATCTGTTAGATCATGATAAGAATTACTTAAACTGTAGTTTAAGTAATTCT
Protein-coding regions in this window:
- a CDS encoding DUF4489 domain-containing protein; amino-acid sequence: MSRCCGNFCNFGEEVSCCRSCCRQDCCRTSETIFECNPITGAMGVPVIAIGSVVTPTTIGTITADLSCMSVGCVNIQFTTLITFTGIIAIGTVITFRVFRRCSNDSQEVEVDSLQLTQTVLGVVGTTIPVSHSVCDCGLCASRCCTYRVTVEATATLALASGFNVSGGAITLIAGSRC